In Chloroflexota bacterium, the DNA window ATGCCCGAGCGCCTGGTCCCGCACGAGGTAGGCCCCGGTATCGTAGTTGCCCGGCACCCACGGTCCGAACAGCCGCAGCGAGGCCTCCAGCAGCAGCAGCGGCAGCACGATCCCCAGCACCACCGCCAGCAGCCGCCCCAGGACCGCCTTCCAGTTCAGCCGTCTCGTTCCCTTCGCGGTCCTGGCGGTGGGAGCGGCAGACGTGGCGCGGCCAGCGGCCTCGGCATCGACGGTCATCGGGGACAGGCTCTCCTCTGGTGTGCGGGCGTGTCGGTGAGGCTAGAACAGCACACGGTCGTCGCCGACGCGACGGGTGATACGCTTCTCGTCCAGGTGGGTCAGCAGTGCCAGCGCATACTTCCGGCTCGCGCCGATCAGATCCCGCAGGCCGGCCACCGTGATAGTGCCAGACTGCTGTATGGCCGCGACCACTGACGCGACGATCTCGTCAAGGACGTCACGCGGGTAGACCAGATCCGGGGCGATCTCGACAACCTCCCCTCGCTCGATCAGCACGGCCAGCACGTCAGGGCTGAGACCGTGGCGCGCCTCAAGCTCCTGGCGGCCCGGCGGCGTGGCTCCGGCCGCCCGCAGCTCCCCCAGCAGTCGCTCGACCCGCGTCTGCATCTCTGGCGTCAGGCGGACTTCGTGGGTCGGATGAGCCAGCAGCGGCCCGACCTCGCGAACCGCCTCCTCGGCCAGCAGGCGCGCGGCCACCCGCCCGAACGCGCGCCCGTCGAGGCCGAGGCGCATCCGCAGCTCTTCCTTCGGCATCCCACGCCGGAGCGGCGTGGCCGTGTGAAACGCCTGGAGGTGCCCGAGCGCCGCCTCGGCGAGCCGCTGCCAGCCCGGACGGCTGACCAGCAGCGTCGACGGCAGCAGGCGGCTGCCCGCCTCGTTCGCGACCAATGCCAGGATGCCGCCTGCCTCCACCAGACTCCCGACGACCGCTCGCGTCTCGTCCGTGGAGAGGCCCGTTCGGCCAGCCAGCGTCTGGAAGTCGACCGGCTCGCGCAGGCGAAGCTGCTCCAGCACGATCTCATCCGGCGAGCCACGCTCCAGCACGGCCAGCCGGTCGAGCACAGCCGGCTGATGCCGACGGTGGCGGCGGGGGTGCGGCTCGATCACCGTCCCGCCGCCGAGCGTCGCGCTGGGCGAGGGCGCGCGCACGATGAACAGGTCGCCCTTTGCCAGGGCGACGTCATCGGTGAGCCGCAGTTGTGCCCAGGCTGTCTCGCCCGGCTCGATCTGCTGCCGGTCCAGCAAGGAGGCTTTGGCCGTCGTCTCGGCAGCCCCGGTGTGGAACGTGAGCGGCATGTTGTGGGTCAGCGGCCGGGGAGCGTCCTCCAGCACCCGCAGCCGCACGTCGATCAGGCGCGTCGGCTTCATCGTGCCCGGCGCGACGATGACCTCGCCACGCCGCAGCTCATCCGTCGCGACGCCCGCGAGGTTGACGGCCACGCGCGCCCCGGCTGTCGCCCGCTCGACCTTTCGCCGGTGCGACTGCAGCCCCCGAATGCGAGCCTTGCGCCCGCTCGGCTGAATCTCAACCTCCTGCCCGAGCGTCAGCTCGCCGTCAAGCAGGGTGCCCGTCACGACCGTCCCGAAGCCGGCGATGGTGAAGACGCGGTCGATTGGCAGGCGCGGGCGGCCAGTCAGCGGGCGGCTGCGCTCCTGCGCCAACAGCGCATCGAGCAGGGCCAGCAGGTCCGGCAGGCCGGCCCCCGTCACCGACGAGACCGGCACGATGGGCGCGCCCGCCATCACCGTGCCGGCCACGGCCTCCTCGATCTCGACCGTCACCAGCTCCAACCATTCCTCGTCCACCAGGTCCGACTTGGTCAGCACGATCAGCCCGGCCGGAATCTGGAGCAGATCGAGGATGTCCAGGTGCTCGCGGGTCTGGGGCATCACCCCTTCGTCGGCGGCCACCATCAGCAGCGCGATGTCGATGCCGCCGACACCGGCCAGCATGTTGTGGATGAACCGCTCGTGGCCCGGCACATCCACGATGCTGACTTCCTGGCCGCTCGGCAGCGTCAGCCACGCGAACCCCAGGTCGATGGTCATCCCGCGCGCCTTCTCCTCCTGGAGCCGGTCGGGATCGATGCCGGTCAGGGCCTGGATCAGCGTCGACTTGCCGTGATCGACGTGCCCGGCCGTCCCTACGACACGCATGACGGGTCCAAAGGCGAGGGAAGGTTCCTCAGCACCGCCAGCAGGGCATCATCTTCGTGGGGCAGGACCGTCCGCAGGTCGAGCACGAGTCTCCCGCGCTCGATCCGCCCCACCACGGCCGGCCGCGCAGTTCGCAGCTTCGCTGCCAGCGCACTCGGGTCCAGCGACGACGGCGCAGCGAGCAGTCGTGTCGGCAACGTCTCGCCCGGCAGCGAGCCGCCCCCAATGGCCGACGCGCCATCAAGGATCTCCCAGCCAGCCCCAGACGGACCGAGCGCCGCGATCAGCCGGGCTGCGCGCGCCTCGATATCGGTGGGCCGGGCCGAGATCATGCGCCAGACGGGCACCTCGCGCTCGGCCTCGCCGTTCACGAAGTGCCCGAGCGTCGCGCCGAGCGCCGCGATGGTCGCCTTGTCGGGCCGAATGGCTCGCGTCAACGGGTGCCGCTTCAACTGCCCGACCAGCGCCTTGTACCCCACGATGATCCCGGCCTGCGGCCCGCCGAGCAGCTTGTCTCCGCTGAAGCAGACCAGGTCCGCCCCTGCCGCCACGACCTCCTGCACCAGCGGCTCGCGGGCCAGCCCGTACCGCGAGGTGTCGAGCAGCGAGCCGCTGCCCAGGTCCGCGATCAGCGGGACGCCGCGCGCGTGGGCGGCCGCCGCCAGCTCAGGCAGCGCCGGCGCGTGGGTAAACCCGATCACCCGGTAGTTGCTGTTGTGGACCCACAGCCACGCCGCCGTCCGCTCCGATGTGGCGTCTTCGTAGTCGCGGGTGTAGGTGCGGTTGGTGGTCCCCACCTCGACCAGCGTCGCGCCGCTCTGACGGAGCACATCCGGAATGCGGAAGCCACCTCCGATCTCCACCAGCTCGCCCCGGCTGATGACAACCTCGCGGCCAGCCGCCAGCGCGATCAGCGTCAGCAGCACCGCCGCCGCGTTGTTGTTGACGACAAGGGCATCTTCCGCGTCGGTCAACTGGCGCACCAGTCCCGTCACATGCTCGTGGCGCGAGCCACGCGCGCCGGCCTCCAGATCGAATTCGAGGTTCGAGTAGCCCGCCCCGATCTCGGCCATCGCCGCCAGCGCGGCCGGGCTGAGCGGCGCACGGCCCAGGTTCGTGTGCACCACCACGCCGGTCGCGTTGACGGCACGTCGCAACGGCAGGCGCGGCTCGGCATCGAGGCGCGCGTGGACCTCAACCGCCAGTGTGGCGGCGTCACCGGGGGTCCGGCCCGCGCCGATCGCCTCTCGGGCCTCGGCCAGGACATCCCGTGCCACGGCCACGACACGCTCGCGTGGGCGCGTGCGTAGCGCCTCGCCAAGCCGCTCGTCCTGAAGCAGCCGGTCAACGCTCGGAAGGGCACGGTACGGGTTCGCCACAGTGACCTGTCGGCACGATCTGGGCGCACAGCGGCGCCGGCCGAGTAGCTCCGATTGTAGGTCTGTCCGTGCCGCGCGGGCAAAAGCTGCCGGCGGACCTCCAGGGCGATTGCACGTTCGTTGATGTTCCCGCAACGCCGTGAAACGCGCAGTCGGGGGTTGAAACCCCCGCCTACACTCACTCCGTCGCTGCGCGACGGACGCCGGGAGCAGCGGCAACAGGTGAGCCTGGAGCGTCGCGAAGCGACTGCAGGATGGTAGGCGGGGCTTTCAAGCCCCGACAACGCTGCCCGACCCGCCCGGCGTGCAATCGCCCTGGGCGGACCTCTCCACGGTACCTGGTGCGCACAAAGACGTAGCGCGGGGGCATGTCCCCCGCGCTACGTTGACGTTCCTGGCTTTCAGATCAGAGCGGCGAGGCGTCCGGGAAGGTCCGCCAGCGGCCGTCGTTCGAGAGGACGTACAGCAGGCCGTGCGGCGTCCAGACCACCAGACCGTGCTCGTAGGTCTGGATCATCCCGCCCGAGCCACGCGGCTCGTAGACCGCCCAACCGAGCCGCGTCTTGATCTCAGGGGTGCTGCGCCAGATCGAGCCGAAGCCGGCCGCCGGGACCATCGCGCCGGGAGGCGGAGCCACGTCCACCGAGATGCGGTCGCCCGGCCGCCAGGTGTCCTGGTGGACAGACCACGTGTTGCCCTCGCGGCGCAGCACGTAGATCTCGCGGGTGTCGCTGCGACGAATCGCCAACCCACCCTGGAACGACTGCTCCAGCAGGGTGACCGTCTTACTGCCGGGCGACGCCGCGCCCAACAGCTCGCGCACCTGGGCGTTGGCCGAGTAGAGCCGCTGGATCGGCTCAGGCACCACGGCCGGGTTCACGATCTTGATCGGGAGCGCCGCCGGGCCATCCTGTGACACGGGAGCGAACTGCGAGCTGCGAACCGAGGACGCCACCGACGCGTTGCCCGGGACCGCCTGCGCAGCCGTGGCTGGGCCTGGAGCCTGGGGCTGTGCTGCCACGGCGGGCTGCTCGGCGGACGCTGCGATGGGCGCAGGCGCGGCCGGCGCTTCGACAGCGCCAGGGCGGAACGTCACGATCGCCGAGACGGCCACCGCCGCCGCGACCGCTGCCGGAGCCAGCGCCCGTCCCAGCCCGCCGAAGAACGACGGCTGGGGCCGCTGTCGCTCACGGGTCTGGAGCGCCGCGTAGACGCCTTGGCGAACCGTCGGCGGGACCGACACCATCGGCATCGAGCGGACGACCTGCGCGAGGCGCATGAGGCCACGCAACGCCTGCGTGCACTCCGTGCAGACGGCGAGGTGCGCGTCAACCTCGTGGCGCTCCCGCGGCGAGAGCGTCCCGTCACGGTAGTACGAGAGCAGCCGAGGATCGCAGGTCATAGCGGCTCTGTCCCACCCATCCGCTGATACACCTGCCGGAACTCCTCGCGGGCGCGGAACAGCAGCGACTTCACCGCCGACCGCGAGCTGCCGATCACGTCCCCGATCTCCTCGCACGACATCCCGTGGTACTCACGGAGCACAAGGCAGATTCTGTACCGGGGCGGCAGCTGCTGGAGAACCTGATGCACCAGCTCGCGGGACTCCTGGCGCATCGCGTCGCGCTCAGGGTTGTCCCGTGCAACCTGCTTCGGATGGAACAACGAGACGAAGGACTCCCACGGCTCCCAGCGAATCAGCTTGCGCCGACGCAACTGGTCCATGCAGAGGTTCGTGGCGATGCGGTAGAGCCACGGACCGACCTTCAGCTCGCCGTCGATCTTCGGCAGACCGGCGTAGGCGCGCAGGAACGTCTCCTGCGTCAGGTCGTGCGCCTCCTCGGAGTTGCCCACGAGCCGATATATGCAGTTATAGATGCGCTCCTGATAGCTCTCGAAGATCTCGTCAAACGAAAGCTCTTCACGCGTCTCGACCCGTTGGGCGACCATTAGCTCCCCAGCGGTCATCCAGCACCTCCGTGGGCTCGCGTCCATAGAACGGACGAGCGCACCAGGGGTTCCGAATCCGCCGTCTCGCGCTGCACCCCTTGGTGGGGTGGCAGCGACATTCTACGCCACGTCGGATCCAGGATGGCCCGATTCCGGTCGTACGAGCGCGTTACGAAACGCCTTCGTGACCACTGACCCACCGGGTATGTGGTGCTTCTCTCCTGGTACACAGGGCCTCCACTCGAAGGGACGCCACGCACTGTTCGCAAGTCAACAGAACGACGATGTCATGCTACGTGACCGTCGCAGCCGCCAGACCGCCGCCATATGCTACGGTCACCCTGGTCTGCCGGGCGCTCCCTGCTGCCACCGACCGCCAACGTTGCCGTGCCGTGTGAGGTCTGCCGTGCCAACGCTCCCACTGACGATTCAGGACATCGAGCGCATCATCCCCCACCGCTTCCCATTCCTCCTGATCGACCGGATCGTGGAGATGGAGCCTGGAAAACGGATCGTCGGAGTTAAGAACGTCACCGCGAACGAATGGTTCTTCCAAGGCCACTTTCCAGGGTTCCAGGTCATGCCCGGGGTGCTGATCGTCGAGGCGCTGGCCCAGACCGGGGCCGTGCTGCTGCTCTCCGACGAGAGCACGAAGGGGCAGATTCCGCTGTTCGCAGGGATCGACGGCTGCCGCTTCCGCCAGCAGGTCACGCCAGGTGACACGCTGGAGCTGGAGATGGAAGTCCTGGCCCGACGCGGGCCGGTTGGGAAGGGCAAGGCCAGGGCGCGGGTCAACGGGAAGGTGGCCGCCGAGTGTGAGCTGACCTTCGCGCTGGCGACGATGCCGACCGCCGACGCGGGCTGACGGGAGCCGGCCGGCATGCGAAGCGCGGTCAGGCTGGCGCTGCTGCGGGCTGTCGGGCAGGCGCTGGCCGCTCGCGAGCGCCGGGCGCACCCTGCCCGGGAGCCCGAGTCACGCGGGCGACCTCTCCGGCTGTTGCTGATCCGCCCGGACCACCTGGGCGACACGCTCCTGGCATCGCCGGCCGCGTCTGTCCTCCGCGCAGCGCTTCCAGAGGCCGAGATCACCTGGCTGGTCGGGCCGTGGGCCGCCGAGATGGCGACGCGCGCCGGCAGCCCGGCCACCGTCGAGACGGTCGAGTTCCCCGGCTTCACCCGTCGCCCAAAGGCCTCGCCCGTCGAGCCGTACGCGCTGCTCTGGCGGGAGGCCGCGAGGCTCCGCGCAGCAGCCTACGATGCGGCACTGATCCTGCGGCCGGACCACTGGTGGGGGGCGCTGCTGGCGGCGGCGGCCGGCATACCAAGGCGGATCGGCTACGCGGTTCCCGAATGCCAGCCGTTCCTGACCGATGCCCAGCCACCGCCCCTCGGGCACGTCGTCGAGGCGAATATCGCGCTGGCGCGGGCTGCCGCACGGGCGTTCGGCGGCGATCTCCCGCCCGACGCAGCCATCCCGCGGCCATCCTTCGCCATCCGCCTTGACGAGGACGACTGGGCGCGCCAATGGATCGCCAAGCACCTGAGGCACGCGGGGGCCACACAGGCATCACCGTGCACGGCGAGGCCCGTGGTGGTCGTGCACCCGGGTTCGGGGGCGGCCGTCAAGAACTGGCCGCCCGAACGCTGGGTGGAGACGCTCCAGCGTCTGCGTGCCGAGCGCCACGCCAGCATCGTGCTGACGGGCGGCCCCGGCGAGCGCGACCTCGTCAACCGCGTCGCCGCGCGCCTCGACCCGCCCCCGCCGACGCTCGCCGGCGAGACGACGCTCGGGCAGTTGGCGGCGCTGTTCTCGCACGCCGATCTGGTGCTCGGGACGGACAGCGGGCCGCTCCACCTCGCTGCTGCTGTCGGGAAGCGCACGGTCCGCGTCTACGGCCCGACCGCCGTCGCAGAGTTCGGCCCCTGGCCGCCCGCAGATGCGGCCCATCTGGCCCTGGCGGCGGCCCTGCCCTGCCAGCCGTGCCGCGACCTGATCGCACCGCCATGCGAGGCCGTCGAGCTGCCGGCCTGCATGCGGGCCATTTCGGCGTCCGACGTTGCCACGATGGCGCAAGGGCTGCTGGCGTGAGAGGAGCCCTCACCCTCCTGGAGGCCCTCACCCCCCGACCCCCTCTCCCTGTGCGCGGGCGCGGGGGAGATGGCCTCCAGGAGGGTGAGGGCTCCTCTAAGCGTGATGTGCTCAGATGCTGATCGGGATCGACGCCAGCCGGGCCGGTCTCGCGCGGCGCACCGGCACCGAGCGGTACGCGTTGGAGATCATCCGCGCGCTGATCGACATCGCGCCCGAGCAGCAGTTCGTCCTCTACTTCAACCAGCCGCCGCCCGATGGTCTGCTGCCCCGGACCCATCGCGTCCGCTGGCGCATCATGCCGGCGCGGCGATTCTGGACGCTTGGGCGGCTCTCGCTGGAGATGGCCCGGCATCCGCCGGACGTGCTGTTCGTGCCGGCCCACACCTTGCCGCCAATCTTGCCTCGCGCCAGCGTCGCCACCGTTCACGACCTCGGCTACTTGCATTTCCCAGGCGAGCACCCGACGCTCACTCGGCTGATACGGCAGTGGTCGAATCGCTGGAGTGCGCGGCGCGCCACCCGGGTCATCGCCATCTCGGGGGCCACCCGCGACGACCTCGTGCGGTTCGACGGCGTCCCGAGCGAACGTATCAGCGTGGTGCACCATGGCAAAGCATCCTGGTTCCAGCCGGTGCCGGACACGCCGGCACGGTCCGCCATCCAGGTGAAGCACGGACTCGACCGCCCGTACTTCCTGTTCGTCGGCACGCTCCAGCCACGCAAGAACCTGGAACGGCTGCTCGCCGCCTTCGACCGCTTCGGGCAGGCGCACTCCGAGCCGCTGCTGGCGCTGGTCGGAGCGAGTGGCTGGCAGGGCGACCGCATCGAGATGGCACTCAGAAGCGTGCGCGCCCGCGAGCGTGTCAGGCTGCTCGGCTACGTCCCCGACGACGAGCTTCCCTCGCTCTACTCGGGCGCGCTGGCGCTGGCCTTCCCCTCGCTGTACGAGGGCTTCGGGCTACCAGCGCTTGAAGCGATGGCCTGCGGCACACCCGTCCTGACCTCGAACACGTCCTCCATGCCCGAGGTGGTCGGGAATACCGGGCTGCTGGTCGATCCAGCGGACACGGACGCCATCGCAAGCGGTCTCGCGCGGCTGGCCGAGGACGCCGATCTCCGCCGCGCCCTCTCCGAACGCGGGCGGCTGCGCGCGAGCCTGTTCACCTGGGAGCACGCCGCCCATGAGACGCTGGCCGACCTCCGCCGGGCCGCCGAAATGGGACGGGGAGCCGCCAGGGGCGATGGTACACTTCGAGCATGAAGCGCGTCCTGGTCGTCAAGCTGGCGGACCTCGGCGATCTCCTGACGGCGACGCCCGCGATCCGTGCGCTTCGGCTGGCGCACCCTGACGCGCACATCGGCGCGCTGATCACCCCGAAGTGCGTCCCGATCCTCGACGGCTCCGATCTCGTGGACGAGATCATCCCGTTCGAGAAGGCGTCTTTTGACCGGC includes these proteins:
- a CDS encoding glycosyltransferase family 4 protein — encoded protein: MLIGIDASRAGLARRTGTERYALEIIRALIDIAPEQQFVLYFNQPPPDGLLPRTHRVRWRIMPARRFWTLGRLSLEMARHPPDVLFVPAHTLPPILPRASVATVHDLGYLHFPGEHPTLTRLIRQWSNRWSARRATRVIAISGATRDDLVRFDGVPSERISVVHHGKASWFQPVPDTPARSAIQVKHGLDRPYFLFVGTLQPRKNLERLLAAFDRFGQAHSEPLLALVGASGWQGDRIEMALRSVRARERVRLLGYVPDDELPSLYSGALALAFPSLYEGFGLPALEAMACGTPVLTSNTSSMPEVVGNTGLLVDPADTDAIASGLARLAEDADLRRALSERGRLRASLFTWEHAAHETLADLRRAAEMGRGAARGDGTLRA
- a CDS encoding glycosyltransferase family 9 protein; translation: MRSAVRLALLRAVGQALAARERRAHPAREPESRGRPLRLLLIRPDHLGDTLLASPAASVLRAALPEAEITWLVGPWAAEMATRAGSPATVETVEFPGFTRRPKASPVEPYALLWREAARLRAAAYDAALILRPDHWWGALLAAAAGIPRRIGYAVPECQPFLTDAQPPPLGHVVEANIALARAAARAFGGDLPPDAAIPRPSFAIRLDEDDWARQWIAKHLRHAGATQASPCTARPVVVVHPGSGAAVKNWPPERWVETLQRLRAERHASIVLTGGPGERDLVNRVAARLDPPPPTLAGETTLGQLAALFSHADLVLGTDSGPLHLAAAVGKRTVRVYGPTAVAEFGPWPPADAAHLALAAALPCQPCRDLIAPPCEAVELPACMRAISASDVATMAQGLLA
- a CDS encoding sigma-70 family RNA polymerase sigma factor yields the protein MTAGELMVAQRVETREELSFDEIFESYQERIYNCIYRLVGNSEEAHDLTQETFLRAYAGLPKIDGELKVGPWLYRIATNLCMDQLRRRKLIRWEPWESFVSLFHPKQVARDNPERDAMRQESRELVHQVLQQLPPRYRICLVLREYHGMSCEEIGDVIGSSRSAVKSLLFRAREEFRQVYQRMGGTEPL
- the selB gene encoding selenocysteine-specific translation elongation factor → MRVVGTAGHVDHGKSTLIQALTGIDPDRLQEEKARGMTIDLGFAWLTLPSGQEVSIVDVPGHERFIHNMLAGVGGIDIALLMVAADEGVMPQTREHLDILDLLQIPAGLIVLTKSDLVDEEWLELVTVEIEEAVAGTVMAGAPIVPVSSVTGAGLPDLLALLDALLAQERSRPLTGRPRLPIDRVFTIAGFGTVVTGTLLDGELTLGQEVEIQPSGRKARIRGLQSHRRKVERATAGARVAVNLAGVATDELRRGEVIVAPGTMKPTRLIDVRLRVLEDAPRPLTHNMPLTFHTGAAETTAKASLLDRQQIEPGETAWAQLRLTDDVALAKGDLFIVRAPSPSATLGGGTVIEPHPRRHRRHQPAVLDRLAVLERGSPDEIVLEQLRLREPVDFQTLAGRTGLSTDETRAVVGSLVEAGGILALVANEAGSRLLPSTLLVSRPGWQRLAEAALGHLQAFHTATPLRRGMPKEELRMRLGLDGRAFGRVAARLLAEEAVREVGPLLAHPTHEVRLTPEMQTRVERLLGELRAAGATPPGRQELEARHGLSPDVLAVLIERGEVVEIAPDLVYPRDVLDEIVASVVAAIQQSGTITVAGLRDLIGASRKYALALLTHLDEKRITRRVGDDRVLF
- a CDS encoding L-seryl-tRNA(Sec) selenium transferase, translated to MANPYRALPSVDRLLQDERLGEALRTRPRERVVAVARDVLAEAREAIGAGRTPGDAATLAVEVHARLDAEPRLPLRRAVNATGVVVHTNLGRAPLSPAALAAMAEIGAGYSNLEFDLEAGARGSRHEHVTGLVRQLTDAEDALVVNNNAAAVLLTLIALAAGREVVISRGELVEIGGGFRIPDVLRQSGATLVEVGTTNRTYTRDYEDATSERTAAWLWVHNSNYRVIGFTHAPALPELAAAAHARGVPLIADLGSGSLLDTSRYGLAREPLVQEVVAAGADLVCFSGDKLLGGPQAGIIVGYKALVGQLKRHPLTRAIRPDKATIAALGATLGHFVNGEAEREVPVWRMISARPTDIEARAARLIAALGPSGAGWEILDGASAIGGGSLPGETLPTRLLAAPSSLDPSALAAKLRTARPAVVGRIERGRLVLDLRTVLPHEDDALLAVLRNLPSPLDPSCVS
- a CDS encoding zf-HC2 domain-containing protein, coding for MTCDPRLLSYYRDGTLSPRERHEVDAHLAVCTECTQALRGLMRLAQVVRSMPMVSVPPTVRQGVYAALQTRERQRPQPSFFGGLGRALAPAAVAAAVAVSAIVTFRPGAVEAPAAPAPIAASAEQPAVAAQPQAPGPATAAQAVPGNASVASSVRSSQFAPVSQDGPAALPIKIVNPAVVPEPIQRLYSANAQVRELLGAASPGSKTVTLLEQSFQGGLAIRRSDTREIYVLRREGNTWSVHQDTWRPGDRISVDVAPPPGAMVPAAGFGSIWRSTPEIKTRLGWAVYEPRGSGGMIQTYEHGLVVWTPHGLLYVLSNDGRWRTFPDASPL
- the fabZ gene encoding 3-hydroxyacyl-ACP dehydratase FabZ, which translates into the protein MLRDRRSRQTAAICYGHPGLPGAPCCHRPPTLPCRVRSAVPTLPLTIQDIERIIPHRFPFLLIDRIVEMEPGKRIVGVKNVTANEWFFQGHFPGFQVMPGVLIVEALAQTGAVLLLSDESTKGQIPLFAGIDGCRFRQQVTPGDTLELEMEVLARRGPVGKGKARARVNGKVAAECELTFALATMPTADAG